The following are encoded together in the Balaenoptera acutorostrata chromosome 9, mBalAcu1.1, whole genome shotgun sequence genome:
- the PTS gene encoding 6-pyruvoyl tetrahydrobiopterin synthase has translation MSAAASGPGRRARVSRLVSFSATHRLHSKSLSNEENLKLFGKCNNPNGHGHNYKVVVTVHGEIDPVTGMVMNLTDLKEYMEEAIMKPLDHKNLDLDVPYFADVVSTTENVAVYIWENLQKFLPMGVLYKVKVYETDNNIVVYKGE, from the exons ATGAGCGCGGCGGCTTCGGGCCCTGGCCGGCGGGCGCGAGTGTCCCGCCTGGTCTCCTTCAGCGCGACCCATCGGCTCCACAG caAATCTCTGAGTAATGAGGAAAACTTGAAACTGTTTGGGAAATGCAACAACCCAAATGGCCATGGGCACAATTATAAAG TTGTGGTGACAGTACATGGAGAG attGATCCTGTTACAGGAATGGTCATGAATTTGACTGACCTCAAAGAGTATATGGAG GAGGCAATTATGAAGCCCCTTGATCATAAGAATCTGGATCTGGATGTGCCGTATTTTGCAGATGTTGTAAG CACGACAGAAAATGTAGCTGTATATATCTGGGAAAACCTCCAGAAATTTCTTCCTATGGGAGTTCTTTATAAAGTAAAAGTATATGAAACTGATAATAATATTGTAGTCTATAAAGGAGAATAA